A region of the Candidatus Omnitrophota bacterium genome:
AGCGAAGAAGGTCCTCGGAGAGGCAGACGCGCTTTTAAGCAAAACGATAAAAGATAAAGGAGCGGACAGCAAGATAGCGTTCCCGGAGACGGCATTCTATCTTCCGCTTGCGCATGCCCTGTTGGGCCTCGAGACACGGACGCTTGCGGACGCCGAAACGATCCTAATTACCGCAAAGACTTTAGTGATAAAGGAAGTTCCGGCTGAAGACGCCTGGAGCAGTTTTTTAAAAGACAGCCTCAACGCCGGCGTCGCGACTATACTGGCCGAAGAAGTTATATGCGCAGCGAGATATTTGAATGGAGAAGAGCCGCAGGCTGATTGTCCCGGATTCTTCCCGGATACACTTTTGAGAAGCCTCGGCATACAGCTGGTCGATGGCAGGATTTCAGGGATTGGCGTTATTCTCGGGAAAGCGCCTGATGCGAAGACAGCGGTCGATATAGTAAGGGACTTGCAGAAACGGAACATACTTACGCTTGTCGGCGGTAACGTGGACGGGGTTAGCATCGTGGATCAGCTTAAGGAAGGCGGGGCGCATATGGGGCTCGAATCCTATGTGGTGCCTTTCGGAAGGGATACGATATCCGTTGTCTATGTCCTCAACTTCGCGATAAGGGCGGCGCTTACATTCGGCGGGATCAAGGCCGGGAACACAAAAGCATGCGCCGATTACGTTAAGGACAGGGTGCCGGCATTTGTCATGCTATTAGGCGGAGTCGATGAGGTGAAGGCCGCTACGGGCGCGGGAGCGCTTGCGGCAGGAGTGCCGATAATAACGGACCTCGATCTTCCTGAAGTAAGGGTGCCCGGTGTCTGCGCGCACGAAGAGTGCCTGATAAAGGAATCGGATTACAAGAAGATAGTGCAGAAATGTATAGAGACGCGCGGCATAAGAGTGAAGGTCTCTCAAATTCCGGTGCCGGTCCCGTTTTCAGCGGCGTTTGAAGGCGAGCGGGTGAGGAAGGCCGACATGTTCGTCCAGTTCGGCGGCAAATATTCAACAGCCTTCGAATATCTCAAGATGCGCAGGATGGACGAGATCGAAGACGGCAAGATCGAGGTGGTGGGGCCGGAGATAACTTCCATGAAGGAAGGCGAAAGTTACCCGCTCGGCATATTCGTCGAGGTTGCCGGACGGAAGATGGTCCAGGACTTTGAGCCTATCCTGGAGCGCCAGATACACAGGTTTCTGAATTACGCTATGGGTATATTTCATATGGGCCAGCGCGATATGAACTGGATGAGGATCTCCAAGGACGCCCATAAGGCGGGATTCAAGATCAGGCATTTTGGCGACATCATCGCGTCAAAACTCCATGACGAATATGGCGCCATCGTTGATAAAGTCCAGGTAACGGTTTATACAAAAGAGGACGATGTTAAGTCGCTGATGCCGGAGGCGAAAAAATCTTTCGACGCCAGGGATGAGCGGCTTGCGGGAATGACGGATGAATCCGTCGACACGTTCTACAGCTGTACGCTCTGCCAGAGTTTCGCGCCGGACCACGTCTGCGTTGTAAGTCCAGAGAGGCTTGGCCTGTGCGGCGCGTATTCGTGGCTGGACGCGAAGGCCGCGCATGAGATCACGCCGACAGGCGGAAACCAGCCCATCAAGAAGGGAAAGACCGTCGATCTTTCGAAAGGCATTTGGCAGGGTATAAATGAGTTCGTTACTGATAAGTCGCATCAGCACATATCCGAGATGGCCGTATATTCACTGATGGAATCGCCTATGACGTCGTGCGGTTGTTTCGAGTGCATTGTAGCGATAGTGCCTGAGGCTAACGGTGTCATGGTCGTCAACAGGGAATACACGGGCGAGACGCCTGCAGGAATGAAGTTCACTACTCTTGCCAGCTCAGTCGGCGGCGGCAACCAGACTCCCGGGTTCCTCGGGGTCGGACGCCTGTATGTAGTGAGCAAGAAATTTATTTCAGCGGATGGCGGATTGAAGAGGGTCGTGTGGATGCCTAAGGAGCTGAAAGAGGCGCTAGCCGATAGGCTTAAAATTCGCGCCAAAGAGGAAGGCGTGCCGGACCTGTTCGACAAGATAGCGGATGAGACTATCGCGACAGATGCGGCAGCCCTTTTGGTGTACCTCGAGAAGGTCAAGCATCCGGCACTCACCATGCCGCCGCTGGTTTAAAGATGGAGATCTTAGGCATAGCGCTGATAGTTATTTTTGTCTTTGTCCTCGTCGCGTTCTTTCTCTTCAATATTGAAAAGATGAAATACGCGAAGTCGATATCGTTATTCGGCTTAACCCTGGAGATCGCGGATAAATATTTCGAGGAGAACGAAAAGAGAAAACCGCGGAAAGCCGGCAGGGCGCTCGGCAGGACCGTATCAAAGAGCGGTTTGATCCGGATAGTCTCTCCCAGGCCCGGCGAATATGTGGACAGAAGGCCGCTCGTCGAGGGCACAGCCAAGGCTTCCGGGGTAACTATCTGGACGGTGGTGCGGTCGAAGACTACAGGGGATTATTGGGTACAGCCCAAGGCGAGAACCAAGGCCGGAGGCGATTGGGGGTCGCTTATTTTTGTGGGAAGGCCGGGGAATAAGGACGTGGGAAGACGGTATGAAATAATGGCTGTCGGAAATCCTGCGGTCGGCCTTAAAGAGGGCGACGTCCTCGACACATGGCCTGAAGCTGAGTATATTTCACAGATGATAGAGGTTGTGAGGAGATAGGCAGGAGGGATAATGGCGTTATCAGGGTTGGATATTTATAAACAGCTTCCGAAGACAAATTGCAAAGAGTGCGGATTCGCGACGTGCCTGGCATTTGCGATGGCGCTTGCCCAGAAGAAGGTGTCGCTCGATAAGTGCCCGCACGTGACAGCTGCGGCGCGCTTGTTGCTTGAAAGCGCGAGTCAGCCTCCCATGAAGCTTGTCACTATCGGTACCGGCGGCAGCAAGATCGAGATAGGCAACGAAACGGTCATGTATCGCCACGAGCAGAAATTTTTCCACCCGGCTGCTATAGGTTTCCTGGCGGAGGATACGTTAAGCGATGATGAACTCGCGAAGAAAGTCGCCGAGATAGACAAGCTAAAATTCGAAAGGGTCGGCCAGCAGATAGGCGTAGATCTCATATGCGTAAAGGCCTCATCCGGCAATAAGGACCGCTTTGCCGCGGTCGTAAAAAAGGTTGTGTCCCAATCCGGTCTCAATATTGCGCTCTTTGCCGATGCCGCTTCGACCGGGGAAGCTTTGAAGGTATGCAAAGAAAAGCGGCCGCTTATCATATGCGACGAGCCCTCATCCATCGATGATTTCATTAAATTATCCAAAGATAACAGTTTGCCGCTCGCGGTAAGCGCGAAGAGCCTTGATGAAGCGGCGCAATTGACCGACAGGGCGAAGAACGCCGGCGTCGGCGAGATTGTGATAAACCTTGAATGCAGGTCGATAGCGAAACGCATACAGGATTTTACTTTTGCCAGGAGGAGCGCTTTAAGGAAGAACTTTAGGCCCCTCGGATACCCGGTAATAGCATTTACTGATTCCGACGATCCCGACCTGGAGCTTGCAGAGGCGATATCATACGTCGTGAAGTATGCCGGCATCGTGATCGTAAAGAATACTGACAAAGATTATATCTTTCCCTTACTTGTCGCCAGACAGGATATTTACCAGGACCCGCAGAAGCCGGTGCAGGTAGAGCCTAAGATATACGAGATAGGCAAAGTCTCCAAGAGTTCGCCGGTGCTGGTCACTACCAACTTCTCCATAACATATTTTACAGTTGCCGGAGAAGTGGAGGCCAGCAAGATACCCTCCTACCTAATTGCCTGCGACGCCGAGGGCATGTCCGTCCTGACGGCCTGGGCGGCGGAGAAGTTTACCGCGGAGAAGATCGCGGATACATTAAAAACCGGCGGTATCGCTGATATTGTCGCGCACCGAAAGGTCGTGATTCCCGGGTATGTCTCGGTATTAAGCGGTAAGCTTGAAGAGGTATCCGGCTGGAAAGTATCTGTCGGCCCAAAAGAAGCTTCGGGCATAACAAATTTTTTGAGGAGCCTGAAATAATTGCAGGAATTCAACGTCACGTTCAAGCCGCAGGGTAGGTCGGTCCGGGTCGCGAGAGGCTCTGATATCTTGAGCGCGGCCATAAAATGCGGTATATTGCTGAACGCGGCCTGCGGAGGCGAGGGCCTTT
Encoded here:
- the acsC gene encoding acetyl-CoA decarbonylase/synthase complex subunit gamma, with translation MALSGLDIYKQLPKTNCKECGFATCLAFAMALAQKKVSLDKCPHVTAAARLLLESASQPPMKLVTIGTGGSKIEIGNETVMYRHEQKFFHPAAIGFLAEDTLSDDELAKKVAEIDKLKFERVGQQIGVDLICVKASSGNKDRFAAVVKKVVSQSGLNIALFADAASTGEALKVCKEKRPLIICDEPSSIDDFIKLSKDNSLPLAVSAKSLDEAAQLTDRAKNAGVGEIVINLECRSIAKRIQDFTFARRSALRKNFRPLGYPVIAFTDSDDPDLELAEAISYVVKYAGIVIVKNTDKDYIFPLLVARQDIYQDPQKPVQVEPKIYEIGKVSKSSPVLVTTNFSITYFTVAGEVEASKIPSYLIACDAEGMSVLTAWAAEKFTAEKIADTLKTGGIADIVAHRKVVIPGYVSVLSGKLEEVSGWKVSVGPKEASGITNFLRSLK
- the acsB gene encoding acetyl-CoA decarbonylase/synthase complex subunit alpha/beta, with amino-acid sequence MSKVSTQITIKKVCALMVNGAKKVLGEADALLSKTIKDKGADSKIAFPETAFYLPLAHALLGLETRTLADAETILITAKTLVIKEVPAEDAWSSFLKDSLNAGVATILAEEVICAARYLNGEEPQADCPGFFPDTLLRSLGIQLVDGRISGIGVILGKAPDAKTAVDIVRDLQKRNILTLVGGNVDGVSIVDQLKEGGAHMGLESYVVPFGRDTISVVYVLNFAIRAALTFGGIKAGNTKACADYVKDRVPAFVMLLGGVDEVKAATGAGALAAGVPIITDLDLPEVRVPGVCAHEECLIKESDYKKIVQKCIETRGIRVKVSQIPVPVPFSAAFEGERVRKADMFVQFGGKYSTAFEYLKMRRMDEIEDGKIEVVGPEITSMKEGESYPLGIFVEVAGRKMVQDFEPILERQIHRFLNYAMGIFHMGQRDMNWMRISKDAHKAGFKIRHFGDIIASKLHDEYGAIVDKVQVTVYTKEDDVKSLMPEAKKSFDARDERLAGMTDESVDTFYSCTLCQSFAPDHVCVVSPERLGLCGAYSWLDAKAAHEITPTGGNQPIKKGKTVDLSKGIWQGINEFVTDKSHQHISEMAVYSLMESPMTSCGCFECIVAIVPEANGVMVVNREYTGETPAGMKFTTLASSVGGGNQTPGFLGVGRLYVVSKKFISADGGLKRVVWMPKELKEALADRLKIRAKEEGVPDLFDKIADETIATDAAALLVYLEKVKHPALTMPPLV